The segment CGCCAGCCCCGCCGACGCCGGGGCGTCGACCTCGAGCACGTCGGCCCGGACCCGCCACGTGCCTGCCACGACGCCGTCGACCAGCACGGGGTTGGCCCCGCGCGTCATGGAGGTGCGGTGCCCGGCCGGCACGACCCAGGTGTCCTGGGTGCCCGGGCCCATCACCCAGTCGTCCTTGCCCGGCAGCAGCACCACCGTCGGTTCGGGCCGGGTGGTCCCGAGGTCGTCGACCCGGGACGCGAGGTGCCAGCGCGCCTCGCCCTCGACGTCGACCTCGACGAGGTCGCCCTCGACCTCGCGCCACCACCGCTCCAGCCGCTTCCGGCCGGCGCTCAACCCGCCGCCGAGCCAGTGGTCGACGAGCCCCGGCGTGGTCGGGCCGTAGGCGTCGACGTACTCGAGGACGGCGCGCGGTCCGGCCTCCTCGAGGTCCGGCACGCCGGCCCACCCGGGCGCCAGCGCGGGGCTCTGCAGCTCCAGTGGGCCGAAGAGGTCCGGGCCGAGCACGATGTCGCCCTGCCACGCGAAGGGCTTGAGGAAGGTGTGGTTGGGCTGCGCGAACTCCTTCGCCAGGTGGGCGAAGCGCTGATGCCCGGCGAGCACGTCGGCGACCGCCTGCGGTGGCACCGGACCGGACGCGACGACCTCGCGGACGACCGCCCGCAGGTCGGGCCACTCGTCGGGAGCGAGCCGGTAGTGCTCGACCCAGCTCCTCAGCGCCCACTGCCGTCCCGCCGACCGGAGCGCGAGGTAGGCGCCGGCGGTCTCGGGCGCCATCACCTGCACCGACCCGCGGAACGAGAACGTGCGCACCAGCCGGCCGTCGGTCAGGGCACGCTGCACCTCCCCCGGCTCGCCCGGCGACGCGAGCCGACGGCGTACGGACAGGTCGGGGTCGGAGCCGAAGACGGACACCGCCGCCAGCGTCCGGACGACCTCGGTCGGGTCGGCCGCGCCCGCGAGCAGGTGCTGACGGCGCATCCGCCAGGCGAGCGCCTGGCTCCGCGTCACCCGCAGCTGCACCGGATCAGGCTCGCGTCAGTCCTGGTCCTCGCGCGCCTTGCGCTCCTCGAAGGCCGCAGACGCCCGGGACGCGCGCGACTCGACGCGCTGCGCGAAGGCCTCGCGCTGCCGGTTGAGGATGAAGTAGGACGCGATGCCGGAGATAAGGAAGGCGAGGATCACGGCCCAGAAGAGGTTGTAGCGGCCGTCGAAGACGAGGGCCATCACGCCCACGACGACACCGAACGATGCCACGAACAGCACGACCCGCATGGCGGTGTAGACAACGAACTCCTTCACGCCCCCAGCCTAGGCTCCCCCGACTACATTGGAGGAATGCTGAAGGTCCTGCTCGTCGTCGCCCTGATCGCGGTCGTCGTGTGGTTCCTCGTCAGGCTGACGCTGCGTCGTCTCGACGGAGGTGGGCCGTCACGCCCGCGGGTGATCGGCCCCGACGACGACCCCGACTTCCTGCGCAACCTCGACCGGCCCCGCAAGCCCGAGGACGACTGACATCTCCGGCGCGGCTCCCTCGGCGTAGGAGTGCTGGCTGCTGGAGCTGAAGAAGTTGATGCCGATGAAGTTGAACCACAGCGTCGCGGCACCGACCAGCGCCAGGATCGCCGCGTTGCGACCGCGCCAGCCCGCGGTCGCGCGGGCGTGCAGGTAGGCGGCGTAGACCACCCACGTGATGAAGGCCCACACCTCCTTGGGGTCCCAGTTCCAGTAGGCCCCCCACGCCTGGTGCGCCCAGATCGGACCGGTGATCAGGACGGCGAAGGTCCACACCGGGAAGCCGAAGGCGTGCATCCGGTAGGACAGCCGGTCGAGGACCTTGGGCTCGGGCACGCGGGCGAGGTAGCCCGTGGTCGCCGACGAGCGTGCCTTGACGAGGTAGAGCCCCGAGAGCAGCGCACCCAGGGTGAAGGCGCCGGTGGAGATCACCGCCGACACCACGTGGATCACGAGCCAGGGCGAGTTGAGCGCGTCGGGCAGCGGCAGCACCGCGTCGTCGAGGCCGAGGAACGCCGCCATCAGGGCGGCCACCACGAAGGTCGTGACGAGCGGCCCGAGCCACTCGATGTCGATCCGCAGCGTGGCCAGCACGAAGATCAGCGCGACCACGAAGGTGCCCGAGATCGTGAACTCGTACATGTTGCCCCAGGGCACCCGGTTGGGGTCGGCCGCGAGACCACGCGCGACGAGGGCCACGAAGTGCACGAGGACGGCGAAGACGGTGAGGACGAGACCCAGGCGGCCGGCCACCTCGCCGCGGCGGCTCGGGGCGGGCTCCTGGTCGACCGCGACGGCGTTGCTCGCACCGTGTCCGTCCGCGCCGACGGACACGGGCTCGACCTCCTTGCTCGCCGTGCGCAGGGTCGCCAGCTCGAAGAAGTAGGCCAGCATCGCGAGGAAGTAGAGCACCGCGGCGGCGATGACCGCCTCGTAGCTGAACACCTCCCACTGTGCGTCGGTCACGACTCGTCCTTCCTGTTGCTGTCGGTCTTCACGCCCGTCTCCTCGTGCAAGGCTGCCACGACCTCCCCGAGCTCGGCGGCGCCGTCCTCGGGGTCCCCACCGGACGACCGGTCGAGGCGGGCGACCTCGACGAGCGTGGTGCCGTCGTCCTGCCGGCGCGCGCGCACCCACATCCGGCGCGGGCGCACGAAGAGCGAGCCCAGCAGGCCGAGGAGTGCGACGACGACCCCGGTGAGCGCGACCAACGAACCCGGGCTGCGGCTGACCTGGATCTTGTTCCACCGCTGCAGGCCGTCGAACGTCACCGTGCCGAGGCCGTCGGGCAGCGTCGCGGTCTCGCCGGGGCGCAGGTCCATGCGGTACGGCTGGCCGTTGGGCTTCGTCACCTGGGTGGCGTCGGCCTTGTCGAGCACGTAGACCGACGAGGCCGACCCGTCCTGGAGGCCGAGGTCGCCGGTCCACAGGCTCATCGAGATGAGCGGGTCCAACGCCTCGCCGAAGACCGACGCCGGCATCGTGAGGTTGCCGTCGGCGTCGCGGCCCATCGCGAAGGTCGGGTAGAAGGCGCCCTCGAGGCCGATCTGGCCGGGCTTGGCGAACGGCGCCTTGACGACGCCGAACGACTCGAACGTCTGCGCGTTGGTCGGCAGGAAGACCACGGGGCCGCTCTTGGCGACCTCGCCCTCGCCGTCGCGGATCGTGATGACCGGCGCGTAGCCGTGGCCGATGAGGAAGACGTCGGTGCCGCCGATGGACAGCGGGTGGTTGACCTTGAGGTCGTAGGTCTTGTCCTCGCCGCCCGGCTCGGTCGTGTAGTCGAGCTTCGCGACGAACTCGCGCGCCATCCCGGCCCGCTTGCCCTCGGTCAGCCAGTCGACGTCGAAGTCGGTGATGCTGAAGGAGAACGGCTCCATCACGTCGGGGTCGAAGAGCGCGCCCGGGGCGAAGTCGTCGTACTGGGTGAGGTTGTTGGAGAAGCCGTAGTCGTCACCGTTGAGCAGGATGACGCCGCCCTTGTAGCCGAACAGGCTGCCGGCGGCGACACCCACGAGCACGACGATCACGGCGAGGTGGAAGACCAGGTTGCCGGCCTCGCGGAGGTGGCCGCGCTCGGCGGCGACCGCATCGGACTCGCCCTCGACGTAGAGGACGCGGAAGCGCCGCCCCTTCATCACGCGCGCGGCTCGGGCCAGGACGGCGTCGGGGTCCTCGTCGGTGGTGTACGACGTGCTCTCCGGCAGGCGCGAGAGGTGGCGGGGCGCCTTCGGGGGCTTGGCGCGCAGGGCGCGGTAGTAGACGAACAGGCGCGGGATGATGCAGCCCACCAGCGAGATCATCAGCAGGATGTAGATCGCGGCGAACCACACCGAGCCGTAGACCGAGAACAGGTCGAGGCGGTCCCAGATCGGCGCGAGCCGCGGGTGGTCGTCGCGCCACTGGCTGACGGCGAGGGAGTCGATGTTCTCCTGGGGGATCACCGAGCCGGGGATCGCTGCGAGCGCCAGCAGCAGGAGCAGCACCAGCGCGGTGCGCATCGAGGTGAGCTGGCGCCACGACCACCGGGCCAGCTCGCGGGCCGTGAGGTCGCTCGGGAGCGCGGTCGCCTGACGGTCGTCGGAGGGCCGCTGCCGCAGGTCGGGCTGGAGGTCGGTCACACCGGCACCGTGAATCCCTGGACCACCTGCAGCTGGAGCCACTGGACGATGCGGTCCCACCAACCGGTCACGAGCAGGATGCCGACCAGGATCATCATCACGCCGCCGAGGCGTACGACGAGCATCTGGTGGCGGCGGATCACGGCGAACGCGCCCAGCATGCGCCGGTAGGCGAAGGCCGCGGCGATGAACGGCAGCCCGAGGCCGAGCGCGAAGACCGCCGAGAGCAGCGCGCCGCGAGCGGCGGTCGCCTCGTTGACCGACAGCACGTTGATCGCCGCCAGGGTGGGGCCGACGCACGGTGTCCAGCCGACGCCGAAGAGGAAGCCGAGCAGCGGCGCCGCCGCCAGCCCGACGGCGGGCACCTTGTGGATGCGCCAGTCGCGCTGCAGGAAGCCGAACGCACCGAGGAACGCGACGCCGAGCAGGATCGTGATGACCCCGAGGACGACGTTGAGCTGGCGCGTGTGGGTGAACAGCCACG is part of the Nocardioides cavernae genome and harbors:
- a CDS encoding DUF4229 domain-containing protein yields the protein MKEFVVYTAMRVVLFVASFGVVVGVMALVFDGRYNLFWAVILAFLISGIASYFILNRQREAFAQRVESRASRASAAFEERKAREDQD
- a CDS encoding cytochrome c biogenesis CcdA family protein — protein: MSDWFQETALSGSMVLALPVALAAGLISFFSPCVIPLLPGYLSYATGISGGDLDQARRGRMVLGATLFVLGFSVVFVLLGSLTGAAGAWLFTHTRQLNVVLGVITILLGVAFLGAFGFLQRDWRIHKVPAVGLAAAPLLGFLFGVGWTPCVGPTLAAINVLSVNEATAARGALLSAVFALGLGLPFIAAAFAYRRMLGAFAVIRRHQMLVVRLGGVMMILVGILLVTGWWDRIVQWLQLQVVQGFTVPV
- the ccsB gene encoding c-type cytochrome biogenesis protein CcsB, whose product is MTDAQWEVFSYEAVIAAAVLYFLAMLAYFFELATLRTASKEVEPVSVGADGHGASNAVAVDQEPAPSRRGEVAGRLGLVLTVFAVLVHFVALVARGLAADPNRVPWGNMYEFTISGTFVVALIFVLATLRIDIEWLGPLVTTFVVAALMAAFLGLDDAVLPLPDALNSPWLVIHVVSAVISTGAFTLGALLSGLYLVKARSSATTGYLARVPEPKVLDRLSYRMHAFGFPVWTFAVLITGPIWAHQAWGAYWNWDPKEVWAFITWVVYAAYLHARATAGWRGRNAAILALVGAATLWFNFIGINFFSSSSQHSYAEGAAPEMSVVLGLAGPVEVAQEVGVVVGADHPRA
- a CDS encoding DNA glycosylase AlkZ-like family protein, which gives rise to MQLRVTRSQALAWRMRRQHLLAGAADPTEVVRTLAAVSVFGSDPDLSVRRRLASPGEPGEVQRALTDGRLVRTFSFRGSVQVMAPETAGAYLALRSAGRQWALRSWVEHYRLAPDEWPDLRAVVREVVASGPVPPQAVADVLAGHQRFAHLAKEFAQPNHTFLKPFAWQGDIVLGPDLFGPLELQSPALAPGWAGVPDLEEAGPRAVLEYVDAYGPTTPGLVDHWLGGGLSAGRKRLERWWREVEGDLVEVDVEGEARWHLASRVDDLGTTRPEPTVVLLPGKDDWVMGPGTQDTWVVPAGHRTSMTRGANPVLVDGVVAGTWRVRADVLEVDAPASAGLAAEATRLRSLLGADLDLRTP
- the resB gene encoding cytochrome c biogenesis protein ResB, which produces MTDLQPDLRQRPSDDRQATALPSDLTARELARWSWRQLTSMRTALVLLLLLALAAIPGSVIPQENIDSLAVSQWRDDHPRLAPIWDRLDLFSVYGSVWFAAIYILLMISLVGCIIPRLFVYYRALRAKPPKAPRHLSRLPESTSYTTDEDPDAVLARAARVMKGRRFRVLYVEGESDAVAAERGHLREAGNLVFHLAVIVVLVGVAAGSLFGYKGGVILLNGDDYGFSNNLTQYDDFAPGALFDPDVMEPFSFSITDFDVDWLTEGKRAGMAREFVAKLDYTTEPGGEDKTYDLKVNHPLSIGGTDVFLIGHGYAPVITIRDGEGEVAKSGPVVFLPTNAQTFESFGVVKAPFAKPGQIGLEGAFYPTFAMGRDADGNLTMPASVFGEALDPLISMSLWTGDLGLQDGSASSVYVLDKADATQVTKPNGQPYRMDLRPGETATLPDGLGTVTFDGLQRWNKIQVSRSPGSLVALTGVVVALLGLLGSLFVRPRRMWVRARRQDDGTTLVEVARLDRSSGGDPEDGAAELGEVVAALHEETGVKTDSNRKDES